Proteins encoded by one window of Nicotiana tabacum cultivar K326 chromosome 10, ASM71507v2, whole genome shotgun sequence:
- the LOC107787988 gene encoding protein SEEDLING LETHAL 1, chloroplastic — protein MQETLHLSSSTSSSFSLPKPSISPPKALKSTTISFPPHPKPPTPISPQLSSATSLPPPPTTSPNFQLQEKLLFLDSLGIDSFHCLTSHPLIISSSLSDLKSIIDFLYSINLTILDIRRVLHMCPDILTTPLSSILRPAVTFLLREAHVTGDNLPFVLRRRPRLLTKSVEQNLRPTLYFLQSTIGIEDVSKCATLLSCSVETKFIPRLDYFQRIGFSRRDAKVMFRRFPSLFCYSIEENLEPKFDYFVVEMGRELKELTVFPQYFSFSLEKRIKPRHRMCVEKGVCLSLPVMLKSHESRFRDRLDVCCSSSMPGERWRVFEVD, from the exons ATGCAAGAAACtctccatctttcttcttctacttcttcatctttttcccTTCCTAAACCCTCCATTTCTCCGCCCAAAGCCCTCAAATCCACCACCATTTCTTTCCCTCCCCACCCCAAACCACCCACCCCCATCTCCCCTCAACTCTCCTCCGCCACTTCTCTCCCCCCACCTCCAACCACCTCCCCTAACTTCCAGCTCCAAGAGAAACTCCTCTTCTTGGATTCTCTTGGCATAGACTCTTTCCATTGCCTCACTTCGCATCCCCTTATTATCTCCTCTTCCTTatccgatctcaaatcaattatTGACTTTCTTTATTCCATCAATCTCACCATTCTTGATATCCGGCGCGTGCTACACATGTGCCCGGACATTTTAACCACACCACTTTCCTCCATCCTCCGCCCCGCCGTCACCTTCTTGCTCCGGGAAGCTCACGTCACCGGTGAcaatcttccctttgttctccgcCGCCGCCCCCGGCTGCTCACCAAATCCGTAGAACAGAATCTTCGACCCACCCTTTACTTCTTGCAGAGTACAATTGGTATTGAGGATGTTTCAAAGTGCGCAACTTTACTCTCTTGTTCTGTGGAAACTAAGTTTATACCCCGTTTGGATTACTTTCAGAGAATTGGGTTTTCGAGGAGAGATGCGAAAGTGATGTTTAGGAGGTTCCCATCGTTGTTCTGTTACAGTATAGAAGAGAATTTGGAGCCGAAATTCGATTACTTTGTGGTGGAAATGGGgagggagttgaaggaattgactGTGTTCCCTCAGTATTTCTCATTTAGCTTAGAGAAAAGGATAAAACCGAGGCACAGGATGTGTGTTGAGAAAGGGGTGTGCTTGTCATTGCCTGTGATGTTGAAGTCGCACGAATCGCGATTTCGTGATAGGCTGGATGTGTGTTGTAGCTCTTCTATGCCG GGAGAACGATGGagagtgttcgaggttgattga
- the LOC107787989 gene encoding 2-Cys peroxiredoxin BAS1, chloroplastic, with amino-acid sequence MACSATSTSLLSSNPTPKFFAFNPSPSHSTIVPSSFNGLRNCKPLVSRVPCSVSSRVSHSKSSRSFVVRASSEVPLVGNKAPDFEAEAVFDQEFIKVKLSEYFGKKYVILFFYPLDFTFVCPTEITAFSDRYEEFQKVNTEILGVSVDSVFSHLAWVQTDRKSGGLGDLNYPLISDVTKSISKSYNVLIPDQGIALRGLFIIDKEGVIQHSTINNLAIGRSVDETLRTLQALQYVQENPDEVCPAGWKPGDKSMKPDPKGSKEYFASI; translated from the exons ATGGCTTGCAGTGCTACGTCCACTTCTCTTCTTTCTTCAAACCCTACCCCCAAATTCTTTGCTTTCAACCCTTCACCTTCTCACTCAACCATTGTTCCTTCATCTTTCAATGGACTCCGTAACTGTAAGCCTTTAGTTTCTCGTGTCCCATGTTCAGTTTCTTCTCGTGTTTCTCACTCCAAATCATCCCGCTCCTTCGTCGTTCGCGCCTCT AGTGAAGTTCCGCTTGTTGGAAATAAAGCACCAGACTTTGAGGCTGAGGCTGTTTTcgatcaagaattcatcaag GTTAAACTTTCTGAGTACTTTGGGAAGAAATACGTGATTCTCTTTTTCTACCCACTAGACTTCACATTTGTTTGCCCGACAG AGATCACTGCTTTCAGTGATCGTTATGAAGAATTTCAGAAGGTGAACACAGAAATATTGGGTGTCTCCGTAGACAGTGTG TTTTCCCACCTTGCCTGGGTCCAAACTGATAGGAAGTCTGGTGGCCTTGGTGATCTGAACTATCCATTAATTTCGGATGTGACAAAGTCAATTTCAAAATCTTACAATGTACTGATACCGGATCAG GGAATTGCACTGAGAGGACTTTTTATCATTGACAAGGAAGGAGTTATCCAACACTCCACCATTAATAATCTTGCAATTGGCCGAAGTGTTGATGAAACATTGAGGACACTTCAG GCATTGCAATATGTTCAGGAGAACCCAGATGAAGTATGCCCAGCTGGGTGGAAGCCTGGTGACAAGTCAATGAAGCCAGATCCTAAGGGCAGCAAAGAATACTTTGCATCCATATAA
- the LOC107787990 gene encoding putative pentatricopeptide repeat-containing protein At5g65820 — MLRSINLLPSSLSLRAASSLHILPEMASNGKSFLHSESALLNSAKNHDEFSADVEKVYRILRKFHSRVPKLELALLESGVLVHSGLTERVLSRCGDAGNLGYRFFVWASKQPGYRHSHDTYKSMVKILGKMRQFGTVWALVEEMRKENPQFLTPEVFIVLMRRFASARMVKKAIEVLDEMPKYGCEPDDYVFGCLLDALCKNGSVKEAAVLFDEMRFRFTPTIKHFTSLLYGWCKEGKLTEAKIVLVKMREAGFEPDIVVYNNLLNGYAVSRKMADAFDLLQEMTKKGCNPNATSYTIVIQALCSQDKMEEAMRVFLDMERNGCEADVVTYTTLISGFCKWGKIEKGYELLDDMLQKGYNPNQTTYLHIMLAHEKKEELEECLELVKEMENIGIPPDLSIYNTVIRLACKLGEIDEAVQAWNQIETNGISPGVDTFVIMINGCVDQGRLIEACDYFKEMIGRGLLSAPQYGTLKDLLNTLLRAEKLELGKDVWSCIMTKGCELNEYAWTIWIHALFSNGDVKEACSYFLDMMDAGLMPQPDTFAKLMRGLRKLYNRQIAAEITEKLRKMAAERNMTFKMYKRRGERDLTEKAKAKLDGRKRRARRRRWGSHHRQANTL, encoded by the coding sequence ATGTTGAGAAGTATCAATCTTTTGCCTTCATCACTGAGCCTCCGTGCAGCATCTTCACTGCACATTCTACCGGAAATGGCCTCAAATGGTAAATCTTTTTTACATTCTGAGTCAGCCCTTTTAAATTCTGCCAAGAATCATGATGAATTTTCAGCTGATGTAGAGAAGGTTTATAGAATTTTGAGAAAGTTTCATTCAAGGGTTCCAAAACTTGAGCTTGCTTTGCTAGAATCTGGTGTCCTAGTACATTCAGGCTTGACCGAACGTGTGTTGAGTCGTTGTGGTGATGCTGGGAATTTAGGCTACAGATTCTTTGTATGGGCCTCAAAGCAACCTGGTTAtaggcatagtcatgatacatacAAATCAATGGTCAAGATTTTGGGGAAAATGAGGCAGTTTGGTACTGTATGGGCACTTGTTGAGGAGATGAGAAAAGAGAATCCTCAGTTTTTGACACCAGAAGTGTTTATTGTATTGATGAGGAGATTTGCCTCAGCTAGAATGGTAAAGAAAGCGATCGAGGTGTTGGATGAGATGCCCAAATATGGTTGTGAGCCAGATGACTATGTGTTCGGGTGTCTGTTGGATGCTTTGTGTAAGAATGGTAGCGTAAAAGAGGCAGCTGTATTGTTTGACGAAATGAGGTTTAGGTTTACCCCTACCATAAAGCATTTTACTTCATTGTTATATGGTTGGTGTAAAGAGGGGAAGCTTACTGAGGCGAAAATCGTGTTGGTGAAAATGAGGGAGGCAGGTTTCGAGCCAGACATTGTGGTTTATAACAACTTGCTTAATGGTTATGCAGTGTCTAGGAAAATGGCTGATGCATTTGATCTTCTGCAGGAGATGACAAAAAAAGGTTGCAACCCTAATGCAACTTCTTATACTATAGTAATTCAGGCACTTTGTTCGCAAGACAAGATGGAGGAAGCTATGCGGGTATTCTTGGATATGGAGAGAAACGGATGTGAAGCTGATGTTGTGACGTATACTACCTTGATAAGTGGATTTTGTAAGTGGGGAAAGATTGAAAAAGGTTATGAACTTCTGGATGATATGCTGCAGAAAGGGTATAATCCAAATCAGACTACTTATTTGCATATAATGTTAGCCCATGAGAAGAAGGAAGAGTTGGAAGAGTGTTTGGAACTTGTTAAGGAAATGGAGAATATCGGTATACCTCCTGACCTTAGCATCTATAATACAGTAATTCGTTTAGCTTGTAAATTGGGGGAAATTGATGAAGCTGTGCAAGCATGGAACCAAATAGAAACGAACGGGATCAGTCCAGGGGTTGACACCTTTGTCATTATGATTAATGGTTGTGTTGATCAAGGGCGTCTAATAGAAGCTTGTGATTACTTTAAAGAAATGATCGGACGAGGTCTTCTGTCTGCTCCTCAATATGGTACTCTGAAGGACCTGTTGAATACTCTGTTACGAGCAGAGAAACTTGAACTAGGTAAAGATGTCTGGAGTTGCATAATGACCAAAGGATGTGAGCTTAATGAGTATGCATGGACCATTTGGATTCATGCATTGTTTTCAAATGGAGATGTAAAAGAGGCTTGTTCGTACTTCTTAGATATGATGGATGCTGGTTTGATGCCTCAGCCAGACACATTTGCTAAGCTTATGCGGGGTCTAAGGAAGCTTTATAATAGACAGATTGCTGCAGAGATTACAGAGAAGCTGAGAAAAATGGCTGCAGAGAGAAATATGACTTTCAAGATGTACAAGCGACGTGGTGAAAGAGACTTGACAGAAAAAGCTAAGGCAAAACTGGATGGGAGAAAGAGGAGAGCTCGTCGACGTCGTTGGGGTAGCCATCATAGGCAGGCTAACACTTTATGA